The region AATTGTTGTTTCCAATACTAACCCAGTAGAACAAAAATTAAGCACCAAAATAACATAAACAAACCATAATGAGAGTCTCAACAGATGAATTTGCCATAAACACTTCCATAAGATCAAAATCATCACAAACACGTTTCACAGTATATGGATCCTCAAAGTTGTACACATTAACCAAATTCTTCTCAACCTTAAATAGCAAATCCCTTCCAACCAACCCTTCCTGCATAACAGTGGTAGCACGAGTGCAGTTCGGATCCTAAACAATTTAACAATTGATGAATACATATTTAGAGATATTTAAACTCATCAACTAAGGCTAAATTAGACAACAAAATcgaaaataatcaaatcaaaatcataaattcccacacacacacacacatatatatacctCAACTTCATTTAGCATCTGACTACATGTTTTCTTTAGCAGATTTTCAGCAATTGAATCGGGCATCACAAAATCAGCAGAATCTACCCCATCAGAGACTTGTAGCTTAATCCTAAACCTAACAACATCAAGAACACAAGTCATTTAGGTTTTTATAAAAACAACACAACAACTAAGTACAATTTCAAACTCCTGAAAAATAAATATCCCTTGCAGATTTTAAATGTCAAGATTTATAACATATACCTAGGAGCAACATAATTAACAAGTCTAAAGCAGCCAGAACAGTAATAATGCCCATTCTCATTCATAACTGCACGAGAGCACTTGCAAGCTAGGTACCACCAGCTATCATCTTCCAAAAGTGTAACTATCTTCGCTCGAACAACAAAATCTCCATCCTGCATTTATACATCTTAATTCATTCTTTCCACAAACACAAGGTACTAAAGAAATAAAACATCTCTTAATGAAAGAAATTACAAAAACCTCAATCGTTTCATTCAATGATTTCACAGTTTTTCTTGGATGATTCTTAATAAAATCATCATACACTGAAACAACAGAATTTTCAATCATATTAAACCCAGCTTCATCAGCAAACTGAGTATCAGTCACCATAATcctgaaaaagaagaaataaaagCACAAGTAGATTATATCCAcctaactcaaaaaaaaaaaccttactcTACAAAGAGGTTTCAATTTTGAACAAAAACATACTCATTCCAGAATGATAAAACCTCCGGGATTTGAGGGTTAAAACTTAGCCTCGTTGCACCCACTACACCTTGAAGCACACTTTTTCCTAAAAATACATGTTACATAAATCAAGAAATTACctacttattaaaaaaatacaaacaaaacaCATCACCATTTATAGTCAAACAATATATCAAGTTTTATACAAGCTTTAtacctctgaatttttttattttggctaACTGGAAAACCAAGATTGCTTCTTCAGTAGAATGAATAGACAGATAGTCCGTGACAAATTTGGCATGCTCTTCAAACAAAACACATTGAACTCTCCccctaaatataaaattaacacAAACAAGAATGAAATTATAAATACAAAGTAGACCAACAAACACATGCACTAAATAATagtttagttcttaactaaACAGGATATGAAAATTACTTGTCATCAGCAAGCTATATGATCATCATCTTAGACATCTTCCCTTTTTTAACACAAGTCCTTTCTTCAACAATACATGTGAGCAACCCAATAAAATCTGCACAataacaaataaattataaactaaCATCAATGCATACCATACATTAGTTAATATAACAAGTTAATAACCCTACACAGCTACTGAAATCAACCACATATTTATGCAAGTTTTCAGAACTGCAATAGCTTAAGGAAACCTATAAAATCCATAAGTGATTCTACATACCACTATgaagcataaaacttatcacACATTTTAATATTCTTACCAACTAAACAATCTGACCGTCCACAAGCCATATTTACTTGTTCTGAATTCTTTAGAGAAAGACCCCACATCGGAATCAAAGTGTTCTCACATGGGACAACAATAGAATCATGATTAAGAAGAATCTTGAAGGGATGTTCAGTTGCACGAAAAGGTCCCAAATTAGGCACCAACCGACCAAAAGTTATCTTATATACATTCCCTTCCATGAATGTTTGTCCCCATTTAACATACATTTCTCTCCTTAGAGAGCATTGAATCTTGCCTCCCTTCAAATGAAACCATATAGCATTTATTATTCAAAACAAACAATCATAAATCACACTTAATAACTATCCAATAATAACCAAATTAAACTTTGAATGACTTCTGAAATAAAACAATTCTCAGATCATACTACATACATATTGATCCATAAGAATTATCTCCACTGATTTTGGTACTCCATTTCCATTACATGTGTACACAGTCCAAAGCCTGACTACCCTCACTATCACACTCCAAATTTGAGAGGGTGGACACAAGGCATTAACAATACCCAGAGAGAAAGAGTTAGCCATCACAAATTACTCCAAGTTTGGAAACTTTATCTTAAGCAAAGACTGAATACTACTAACACGTTTAGCTTGGACCACAACACATTACTATCTTATATAGGCAATATTGGCGGGCTCTTAAAATTTTGTAATtcaaaattttttattaaacaaTTATAAATGATAAAGTTTATCCCTAACTTTTACTGCTTATTACGAAGTTTTATCTAAAACTTGAGTACCTGTCAGTAAAAGCAGCCTATTGCACCAAGCttaataaaatgatattttaatCCATCTAACTAAACCTAACTATACATCACAACTGATTACCATCATTTTAACTCATAAAAGAGACACCCTTTAGGACTGTTTCCAAAAAGAACAACTAAGAGAAACTAATTTGTTATTTACTTCAGACACACAGCTCatgtataatataataattaattataaaagatATCCCTTAGTTTACCAATGGGTTAGACATAATAAAAATCTACAATAGTAACTGAAAAAAATTGGAAACATGCAAGTACCAATCACCTGACACGTACTGAATAGTCTGATATATGACATATAAATCACCTTCAACAAGTAGATAATGGACAAAGCGGCAAAAAGACTTTTCGAATTCACCATATCCCTTTTCACGCCCACTTCATGAAAACAACACATCAAAAGGCAGACACCTTGCCCCTAACCtgtcaatttaccaaaaaatcaGCAGCACCTTTA is a window of Lotus japonicus ecotype B-129 chromosome 5, LjGifu_v1.2 DNA encoding:
- the LOC130719202 gene encoding replication protein A 70 kDa DNA-binding subunit C-like, which codes for MANSFSLGIVNALCPPSQIWSVIVRVVRLWTVYTCNGNGVPKSVEIILMDQYGGKIQCSLRREMYVKWGQTFMEGNVYKITFGRLVPNLGPFRATEHPFKILLNHDSIVVPCENTLIPMWGLSLKNSEQVNMACGRSDCLVDFIGLLTCIVEERTCVKKGKMGRVQCVLFEEHAKFVTDYLSIHSTEEAILVFQLAKIKKFRGKSVLQGVVGATRLSFNPQIPEVLSFWNEIMVTDTQFADEAGFNMIENSVVSVYDDFIKNHPRKTVKSLNETIEDGDFVVRAKIVTLLEDDSWWYLACKCSRAVMNENGHYYCSGCFRLVNYVAPRFRIKLQVSDGVDSADFVMPDSIAENLLKKTCSQMLNEVEDPNCTRATTVMQEGLVGRDLLFKVEKNLVNVYNFEDPYTVKRVCDDFDLMEVFMANSSVETLIMAKFPSSFSELNLDDYEIDMELLGSPPDLVVPVIVKPAIERSTTEYGGCSKSFKRKLEDEFVVEEEFQNVKFKECKYGTD